One stretch of Balneola sp. MJW-20 DNA includes these proteins:
- the der gene encoding ribosome biogenesis GTPase Der, with product MLPVVSIVGRPNVGKSTFFNRLIGKRKAIVHDEYGVTRDRHYGETYWNGVDFTVIDTGGYLPDEMDVMIQGIREQVHIALEESDLILFVVDTESGINTLDKSVASLLRSEDKPVLIVANKADNEERRLNSSEFYELGFEEIFPVSSISGTGTGELLDRVVELLPEKEEDPVTKDIPKLAFIGRPNVGKSSLFNALLNDDRSIVTEIAGTTRDSIDSLLEYEGKEYVLVDTAGLRKRTKVKENIEFYSTVRTDRAIRECDVAVLLLDSMRGFDAQDKRVLKEAERFNKGLVIVLNKWDLVPEKDTMTVREFENYIYESVPMLDYVPIITISALNKKRIHKVIETADMVLEQRNKQISTSEFNNFLEQTLKEKPLPMKRGKQLKIQYASQVQSNPPVFKFFMNSPHDLPANYRRFLENKIRERYEFTGVPITMVFRQK from the coding sequence ATGCTCCCAGTAGTTTCAATAGTAGGACGTCCTAATGTCGGGAAGTCTACCTTCTTTAACCGCCTTATCGGTAAGAGAAAAGCAATAGTACATGACGAATATGGTGTTACCAGAGATCGTCATTATGGAGAAACCTACTGGAACGGAGTCGATTTTACGGTGATCGACACAGGGGGTTATCTTCCGGATGAAATGGATGTGATGATCCAGGGAATCAGAGAGCAGGTTCATATTGCGCTTGAAGAATCAGACCTGATCTTATTTGTGGTTGATACCGAATCAGGAATCAACACTCTGGATAAATCGGTAGCAAGTCTTTTAAGATCTGAGGATAAACCTGTTCTGATCGTTGCTAACAAAGCTGATAATGAGGAAAGAAGACTGAACTCATCCGAATTCTATGAGTTGGGTTTTGAAGAAATCTTTCCGGTTTCCTCTATAAGTGGTACAGGTACCGGTGAATTGCTTGACAGGGTAGTGGAACTGCTTCCGGAAAAGGAAGAAGATCCGGTTACCAAAGATATTCCAAAACTCGCTTTTATCGGACGCCCCAATGTGGGTAAAAGCAGCTTATTCAACGCACTGTTGAATGACGATCGCTCTATTGTAACTGAAATTGCCGGTACTACCCGTGATTCTATTGACTCCTTACTTGAATATGAAGGCAAAGAGTATGTGCTTGTAGACACAGCTGGTCTCAGAAAGAGAACCAAGGTGAAGGAAAATATTGAATTTTACAGTACGGTCAGAACCGACAGAGCTATTCGGGAGTGTGATGTAGCAGTACTGTTGCTTGATTCCATGAGGGGCTTTGATGCTCAGGATAAAAGAGTACTTAAGGAAGCTGAAAGATTTAACAAAGGTTTGGTAATTGTTCTTAATAAGTGGGACCTGGTACCTGAAAAGGACACCATGACTGTCCGTGAATTTGAGAATTATATCTATGAATCCGTTCCAATGCTAGATTACGTTCCGATCATAACCATATCTGCTTTGAACAAAAAGCGGATTCACAAAGTGATCGAAACTGCAGACATGGTACTTGAGCAAAGGAATAAACAGATCTCAACCTCAGAGTTCAATAATTTTCTTGAGCAAACTCTTAAGGAGAAGCCATTACCTATGAAGAGAGGAAAACAGCTAAAGATCCAATATGCCTCTCAGGTTCAAAGCAATCCGCCGGTATTTAAGTTCTTTATGAATAGTCCACACGATCTTCCCGCAAATTACCGCAGGTTTCTGGAGAATAAGATCCGGGAACGTTACGAGTTTACCGGTGTTCCAATAACGATGGTATTCCGCCAAAAATAA
- a CDS encoding ATP-dependent helicase has protein sequence MKKFVLKKDESAKKRSDYSIKYEDLLNPQQAEAVFHEHGPALVVAGAGTGKTRTLVYRVARLVESGVDPSQILLLTFTRRAAQEMLDRASNILDERCRRVQGGTFHYYCSMLLHRYAEHIGFPDNFTIIDTADSLEVIQWVRNQLGFHKQNKRFPNKRTLQNIISTTINKYLDLRIVLEEYYPQFLDLEEQIEKIGIAYADYKEKNRVMDFDDLLLKTRDLLVKNEELRIKVASGNLHVMVDEYQDTNKLQAELTDLFCSVHKNIMAVGDDAQSIYSFRGADHRNIMDFPDRFEGTKLIKLEENYRSTNQILNIANNLLDQANYKFDKNLYSNKEDGDLPALVKTSSEHEQSDFISQLVLQLRENGSELNQIAILFRNGRDSYDLEVELNRKNIPFVKFGGQKFTEAAHIKDILAHIRVLVNPMDTIAWNRVLMLLDGIGPKTAEDLFEWIRISKSPYALDQSEAATKSYMDQLKALSILLTGIKKDDPAISEIVERIVEYYRDFCKKRYDDYPKRLKDLEAFVNISVNFASLPAMLEELALDPITATAVDTEQKQKEENPLILSTIHSAKGLEWNHVVLMQCLDGIIPSSYSVEDPESLDEELRLMYVATTRAKDMLYYTHPVLAQSVYGDYFTKPSRFLSELKEALVEEWQLVQEDEPEQLEGGNPPQISS, from the coding sequence ATGAAGAAATTTGTGCTGAAAAAAGATGAATCCGCAAAAAAGAGGTCTGATTATTCGATCAAATACGAGGATCTATTAAATCCTCAGCAAGCAGAAGCGGTATTTCATGAACACGGTCCAGCTTTGGTTGTTGCCGGTGCAGGTACCGGAAAAACCCGTACACTCGTTTACCGTGTTGCGAGACTGGTAGAAAGCGGAGTGGATCCTTCTCAAATTCTGCTTCTTACCTTTACAAGAAGGGCCGCACAGGAAATGCTCGACAGAGCCAGTAATATACTTGATGAGCGCTGCAGAAGGGTACAGGGTGGAACCTTTCATTATTACTGCAGCATGCTGCTTCATCGCTATGCAGAGCATATAGGCTTCCCGGATAATTTTACCATAATTGATACCGCAGATTCTCTTGAGGTCATTCAATGGGTGCGGAATCAGCTTGGATTCCATAAACAGAATAAAAGATTTCCCAATAAGAGAACGCTTCAAAATATTATCAGCACTACTATAAATAAGTACCTGGATCTGAGGATCGTTTTGGAGGAATATTACCCACAGTTTCTGGATCTAGAGGAGCAGATCGAAAAAATTGGTATAGCTTATGCCGACTATAAAGAGAAGAACAGGGTCATGGACTTCGATGACCTTTTACTCAAGACTCGGGATCTGCTGGTAAAAAACGAAGAACTGAGAATTAAAGTAGCGTCCGGGAATCTGCATGTTATGGTAGATGAGTACCAGGATACCAATAAATTACAGGCGGAACTGACTGACCTTTTTTGCAGTGTACATAAGAATATTATGGCCGTCGGTGATGACGCTCAAAGCATTTACTCTTTTCGGGGAGCCGATCATCGAAATATCATGGATTTTCCGGATAGATTTGAAGGTACAAAGCTGATAAAGCTGGAGGAAAATTATCGTTCGACAAATCAGATCCTGAATATTGCTAATAATTTACTTGATCAGGCAAATTATAAATTTGATAAGAACCTCTACTCAAATAAAGAGGATGGCGATCTGCCCGCATTGGTAAAGACCAGTAGTGAACACGAACAATCTGACTTTATCAGTCAATTAGTTCTTCAGCTTAGAGAAAACGGATCAGAATTAAACCAGATTGCAATTCTCTTCAGAAATGGGAGGGATTCATATGACCTGGAAGTCGAATTGAATCGCAAAAATATTCCATTTGTGAAATTCGGAGGTCAGAAATTTACAGAAGCTGCCCATATAAAGGATATTTTGGCTCATATCAGGGTGCTCGTTAATCCTATGGATACAATTGCATGGAATCGGGTTCTGATGCTTCTGGATGGTATTGGTCCTAAAACAGCGGAAGACCTGTTTGAATGGATACGTATTTCCAAATCTCCTTATGCACTGGATCAGAGCGAAGCAGCTACAAAGTCATATATGGATCAGTTAAAAGCATTGAGCATTTTGTTAACCGGAATTAAAAAAGATGACCCTGCCATATCAGAGATCGTTGAGCGTATTGTAGAGTATTATCGTGATTTTTGTAAAAAAAGGTATGATGATTATCCAAAGCGGCTGAAGGACTTAGAGGCTTTTGTTAATATATCAGTGAACTTTGCAAGTTTGCCTGCAATGCTTGAGGAATTGGCTCTGGATCCCATTACAGCTACTGCAGTAGATACAGAGCAAAAACAAAAAGAGGAAAATCCATTGATCTTAAGTACGATCCATTCTGCAAAAGGACTGGAATGGAATCATGTTGTTTTAATGCAATGCCTGGACGGTATTATACCTTCGTCTTACTCAGTTGAAGATCCCGAGTCACTCGATGAGGAATTGAGACTTATGTATGTTGCAACAACCAGGGCTAAAGATATGCTGTATTATACTCACCCGGTTCTCGCACAGTCCGTATACGGGGATTATTTCACAAAACCATCCAGGTTCTTAAGTGAACTGAAGGAAGCTTTAGTGGAAGAGTGGCAACTGGTTCAGGAAGATGAGCCTGAACAACTGGAAGGAGGTAATCCACCACAGATCAGCAGTTGA
- a CDS encoding thymidine kinase, producing MINEPSFAPRDFGWIEVVCGGMFSGKTEELIRRAKRAHIAGQKVIVVKPALDKRYSEDEVVSHNETALPSILVDTADQIVLLTGNARVICIDEAQFFDDRIVDVANSLADDGKRVIIAGLDMDYLGKPFGPMPFLLAIAEYVTKLHAVCSESGALAHYSQRVVENKEQVLVGEYDSYEPRARHCFRPPVDERKGKPILPFHHHTVDNKEEITDKE from the coding sequence ATGATTAATGAACCATCCTTCGCTCCAAGGGATTTTGGATGGATAGAAGTTGTTTGCGGAGGCATGTTCAGCGGGAAGACCGAGGAACTCATCAGAAGAGCAAAAAGAGCCCATATTGCCGGTCAAAAGGTAATTGTGGTTAAACCTGCACTGGATAAAAGATATAGTGAGGACGAGGTTGTATCTCATAATGAAACCGCTCTCCCCAGTATATTAGTTGACACCGCCGATCAGATCGTTCTTCTCACGGGTAATGCCAGAGTTATCTGTATTGATGAAGCACAGTTTTTTGATGACAGAATTGTAGATGTCGCCAACAGCCTTGCGGATGATGGCAAAAGAGTTATAATAGCCGGGTTGGATATGGATTATCTCGGTAAACCATTCGGACCTATGCCCTTCCTTCTTGCAATAGCAGAGTACGTAACCAAATTACACGCTGTTTGCTCAGAAAGTGGTGCACTTGCTCATTATTCACAGAGAGTAGTTGAAAATAAGGAGCAGGTCCTGGTAGGAGAATATGATTCTTATGAGCCAAGAGCACGCCATTGCTTCAGGCCTCCGGTAGATGAAAGAAAAGGAAAACCTATACTACCCTTTCATCATCATACAGTAGACAATAAAGAAGAAATAACAGATAAAGAATAG
- a CDS encoding NupC/NupG family nucleoside CNT transporter, whose product MDLLRGVTGMLVIIGLTWAFSSNRKNVNWKLVGIGLGIQFILAIFILKSDVLTEFWSPLGWPMIIFQQIAGFFVEVLNYTTQGAEFIFGRLGHGPSYEDSLGVFFAFQVLPTIIFFASLTAILYHYGILQFVVKLVSKGIQKLLGTSGAETLSVVSNIFVGQTEAPLVVKPFIEKMTRSELFAVMTGGMATIAGGVMAAYVAMLGSSFAAANGLEIEIAQQLFAERLLGASLMAAPAALVIAKILYPETDEPVTKGKVSMVVEQSDANGIDAAATGAGVGLKLAANVGAMLLAFIALLAMLNGILGWASGLTGISGLLGTDLTIEMVLGWVFAPIAWLIGVPWSDAVNMGSLLGTKIVLNEFVAYLKLSEEVAAANLSPKTIAMATFALCGFANFSSIAIQIGGIGGLAPGRKSELAKFGLKAVFAGTLANLMTATIAGMLF is encoded by the coding sequence ATGGACCTTTTAAGAGGTGTGACCGGAATGCTGGTTATCATTGGTTTAACATGGGCATTCAGCAGTAACCGCAAAAATGTTAACTGGAAGCTGGTAGGTATTGGCTTAGGAATCCAGTTCATACTTGCCATATTTATTCTGAAATCAGACGTTCTTACTGAATTCTGGAGCCCATTGGGATGGCCTATGATCATTTTCCAGCAAATAGCTGGTTTCTTTGTTGAAGTGTTGAACTATACTACCCAGGGTGCGGAATTCATATTTGGAAGATTAGGTCATGGCCCCTCTTATGAAGACAGTCTAGGAGTATTTTTTGCTTTTCAGGTTCTGCCGACCATCATCTTTTTTGCTTCATTGACTGCTATCCTGTACCACTACGGAATTCTGCAATTTGTAGTAAAACTGGTATCGAAGGGAATACAAAAATTGTTAGGTACTTCAGGTGCGGAGACACTATCTGTGGTTTCAAATATATTTGTTGGACAGACTGAAGCTCCACTCGTAGTGAAGCCTTTTATAGAAAAAATGACGCGATCTGAACTGTTCGCAGTAATGACTGGAGGAATGGCTACGATCGCAGGTGGTGTGATGGCTGCGTATGTAGCGATGCTGGGATCTTCTTTTGCGGCAGCAAATGGTCTTGAAATTGAGATCGCCCAGCAATTATTTGCTGAAAGATTGTTGGGTGCCAGCCTGATGGCTGCACCGGCTGCTTTGGTAATTGCAAAAATACTCTACCCTGAAACGGATGAGCCTGTAACAAAAGGAAAAGTTTCAATGGTTGTAGAACAAAGTGATGCAAACGGAATAGATGCTGCTGCGACAGGAGCCGGCGTAGGCCTGAAACTTGCTGCAAATGTTGGGGCTATGCTATTGGCATTCATAGCATTACTGGCTATGCTTAATGGAATACTAGGCTGGGCTTCCGGACTTACAGGAATCTCTGGGTTACTGGGAACTGACCTGACCATAGAAATGGTACTCGGGTGGGTCTTCGCTCCGATTGCCTGGCTTATCGGAGTACCATGGTCTGATGCTGTAAATATGGGCTCGCTTTTGGGTACTAAGATCGTTCTTAATGAGTTTGTAGCATACCTGAAGCTATCTGAAGAGGTAGCTGCAGCAAATTTAAGTCCTAAAACTATTGCAATGGCTACTTTCGCCCTGTGCGGTTTTGCAAACTTTTCTTCTATTGCTATCCAGATCGGCGGAATCGGGGGATTAGCACCCGGAAGAAAATCAGAATTAGCAAAATTTGGTCTCAAGGCGGTATTTGCTGGAACATTAGCAAATCTTATGACTGCAACAATTGCAGGAATGTTATTTTAA
- a CDS encoding peptidylprolyl isomerase, whose amino-acid sequence MLLRFIFTCTLLLISSSLYAQNDADDILVGEINGEGVTYNELKDNFLNSGKQEYNLDELKEFLPLYLNYRAKLLDAKRLGYYDVESIQEEHELYSKQASYNYWLDQQIRPDLFEKYFERSKYELKASHILISPNFDQNIDNLDQALEKALEARQRLLNGDEFEQINAQYSSSRNGQNMGGSLPWLSVGTTVGPFEDALYSLEEGEISEPVETQFGIHVIRLEEIREKVPPRRTQHIFVRPTRDSTAQIKVYEVYKALQEGRQWKEVVSEYSEDETTKFKAGDIGWISYGTNYAASFIDNIMNLNPEKAYSEPFRSPYGYHIIRIDSVQSFSSEESRKEQLQEEFDNTPYFKRNNTFVINYLRDYYGDDIKNSVLGDFENYIITQDSVLISEFDLPESISSSIIYTFNEVNFSGNDYLDYLKESRGDRYRFQYTRQWFNNYLQDLIDKRILNLTLDEFPEFQEQTDNYMDGLVIYQINNDYMWSGETVDINELLKLYLNNINNYRLEERAYYHLITSQTDSALQKGVNFINDGNSPDSLRSNISGIAVNIDSTNTFTEPPFDRLLSMEPGSFTDTFSYRNRVAVLYLNEILPSRTLSFEEAFDRLLTDYQPTRERIWLERLKEKYNISFNMTRLEEAYNLENSR is encoded by the coding sequence ATGCTATTAAGATTCATATTTACTTGTACTCTTTTATTAATCAGCAGTTCATTATATGCTCAAAATGATGCTGATGACATTCTGGTGGGTGAAATCAATGGTGAGGGAGTTACTTATAATGAGTTAAAAGATAACTTTCTAAATTCAGGCAAGCAGGAATATAATCTTGATGAACTCAAAGAATTTCTTCCTCTATACCTGAACTACAGAGCCAAATTACTGGATGCTAAAAGACTCGGTTATTATGATGTCGAAAGTATTCAAGAGGAGCATGAACTTTATTCCAAGCAAGCCAGCTATAATTACTGGCTTGATCAACAGATCAGACCCGATCTGTTTGAAAAGTATTTTGAACGCTCTAAATATGAATTAAAAGCATCTCACATACTCATCTCTCCAAATTTTGACCAGAACATAGATAACCTCGACCAGGCCCTGGAAAAAGCCCTTGAAGCCCGACAAAGACTTCTGAATGGTGATGAGTTTGAACAAATTAATGCTCAGTATTCGAGCAGCCGAAATGGCCAAAATATGGGTGGATCTCTCCCGTGGTTATCTGTAGGAACCACTGTAGGTCCTTTCGAGGACGCGCTTTATAGCCTGGAAGAAGGTGAGATCTCTGAACCGGTTGAAACTCAGTTTGGGATTCATGTTATCCGATTAGAGGAAATCAGAGAAAAGGTCCCTCCAAGACGCACTCAACATATCTTTGTGAGACCTACCAGAGACTCCACGGCACAAATTAAAGTATATGAAGTATATAAGGCATTACAGGAAGGAAGACAGTGGAAGGAAGTAGTAAGTGAATATTCAGAAGACGAGACTACCAAATTTAAAGCCGGAGACATTGGATGGATAAGTTACGGCACCAATTATGCCGCGAGTTTTATTGATAATATCATGAACCTTAATCCTGAAAAGGCTTATTCCGAACCTTTCAGAAGCCCCTATGGATATCATATCATTCGCATTGATTCTGTTCAATCCTTCTCTTCAGAAGAATCACGAAAAGAGCAGCTTCAGGAAGAATTCGATAACACCCCCTACTTCAAAAGAAATAATACTTTCGTTATAAATTATCTGCGAGATTACTACGGAGATGATATTAAAAATTCCGTTCTTGGTGACTTTGAAAATTATATCATAACACAAGATTCAGTGCTCATATCAGAGTTTGATCTTCCGGAAAGCATTAGTAGTTCTATAATATATACTTTCAATGAAGTGAATTTCTCCGGCAATGATTATCTGGATTACCTGAAAGAATCCCGTGGAGACCGATACAGGTTTCAGTATACCCGCCAATGGTTTAATAATTATCTACAGGACCTGATCGATAAAAGAATCCTGAATCTCACCCTGGATGAGTTTCCTGAATTTCAGGAACAAACTGATAACTATATGGATGGTTTGGTCATCTATCAGATTAACAATGACTATATGTGGAGTGGTGAAACGGTTGATATAAATGAATTACTAAAACTTTACCTGAATAACATCAATAATTATAGATTGGAAGAAAGAGCGTACTACCATCTGATCACTTCACAGACAGATTCTGCTCTTCAAAAAGGAGTTAACTTCATTAATGATGGGAACTCACCGGACAGTCTCCGATCAAATATAAGCGGAATAGCAGTAAACATAGATTCGACAAATACATTTACAGAACCACCATTTGATCGTTTACTATCAATGGAGCCTGGATCATTTACTGACACATTTTCTTACAGAAACCGAGTCGCAGTGCTGTATCTGAATGAGATCTTACCCTCAAGAACGCTGTCATTTGAAGAGGCCTTTGATCGTCTATTGACTGACTACCAACCGACCAGAGAGAGAATTTGGCTGGAAAGATTGAAGGAAAAATATAATATATCCTTCAATATGACTCGTCTTGAAGAGGCTTATAATCTGGAGAACAGCCGATGA
- a CDS encoding peptidyl-prolyl cis-trans isomerase translates to MRQIVALSVLLLISLSGCSNRLNNDNQILARVGNESLTLSEARANIPVQVFSADSIMAYQQYTDSWIRRQIILQEADRLNFANRPEVRKELDRVRDEYILQFVQDYIVGEFEDEIQVSSEEARNYYQENKETFTLPERHVRYRHLIARSLSDASNARQELMQAVPWEEVAKKYSLYPELKIRESERFWPISMAGGDINMLNRYLKVIGPSEISPIHQDGNEYHFVQLLDEKAEGDHPDLDWLITQIQEWLTLEKRKRVFNTYVKNLYLQGQANNEIITYDVLPEQTDSNIAITEQDTLNNAY, encoded by the coding sequence ATGAGACAGATAGTAGCATTATCAGTTTTATTATTGATCTCACTCTCCGGGTGCTCCAACAGACTAAACAATGACAACCAGATACTCGCCCGGGTTGGTAACGAATCCCTAACCTTATCGGAAGCGAGAGCGAATATACCCGTCCAGGTTTTTTCTGCTGACAGTATTATGGCGTATCAACAGTATACCGATTCATGGATCAGACGTCAGATCATTCTCCAGGAAGCAGATCGATTGAATTTTGCAAACAGACCTGAAGTCCGTAAAGAACTTGACCGGGTCAGAGATGAGTATATATTACAGTTCGTTCAGGATTACATCGTTGGTGAGTTTGAAGATGAGATACAAGTGAGTTCTGAGGAAGCCAGGAATTATTATCAGGAAAACAAAGAGACTTTTACCCTTCCGGAAAGACATGTAAGGTACCGTCACCTGATTGCACGATCCTTATCTGATGCGTCTAATGCTCGACAGGAGCTAATGCAGGCAGTCCCCTGGGAAGAAGTCGCAAAAAAGTATTCACTCTATCCTGAATTAAAAATCCGAGAATCGGAACGCTTCTGGCCTATTTCAATGGCGGGTGGAGATATAAATATGCTAAACCGGTACCTGAAGGTGATCGGCCCTTCGGAGATCTCTCCTATTCATCAGGACGGAAATGAATATCATTTTGTTCAACTACTGGATGAAAAAGCAGAAGGAGATCACCCTGACCTTGACTGGCTCATTACACAGATACAGGAATGGTTAACTCTTGAAAAAAGAAAAAGGGTCTTTAATACCTACGTAAAGAATCTTTATCTTCAGGGCCAGGCTAATAATGAAATTATAACTTACGACGTTCTACCTGAGCAAACAGATTCAAACATTGCAATAACAGAACAGGATACCTTAAATAATGCATATTAA
- a CDS encoding peptidylprolyl isomerase, with the protein MHIKFTLLLPLILILSTEVYSQTNPQVADQIVAHVNDRVILKSEIDAEVADYMRQAQFSGQPISFSKDLWYAFLESQVNNLILLEKAQLDSVTVSDDVVNMQMDQRIQQLTQQAGSERALEQAFGKSIIQLKADFREDFREQIIAQKVQQNKISTINITRPEVKDFFDSIPTDSLPTIPEQVALSQIIKIPPVTGNARQQAFEFASQLRDSILIHGKSIEELARRHSDGPSANGGGLLPMMSLNELVPEYSAAASALKPGGISEVVETSFGFHVIKLKSRVGDRIETNHILIEIKNDAVNDNVSIEELTAIRDSIITGDATFSQMAKRQSDDPNTAPNGGKMIDPQIGERLIPINRLDPALYQVVLTLDEVGDISMPKSFDLSSTGNKKAYRIVRLDRRVPEHLANFQQDYDRLQQIALQEKRAREYDKWIKELRKEFYIEYKIPVPKNVNSEI; encoded by the coding sequence ATGCATATTAAATTTACTTTACTCCTCCCCCTCATTTTAATCTTAAGTACCGAGGTCTACAGTCAGACAAATCCACAGGTTGCAGATCAGATCGTCGCTCACGTAAATGACAGGGTCATATTAAAGTCTGAGATAGATGCTGAAGTAGCTGATTATATGAGACAGGCACAGTTTTCCGGTCAGCCCATTTCTTTCAGCAAAGATCTATGGTATGCTTTTCTTGAATCACAGGTAAACAATTTAATTCTTCTGGAAAAGGCTCAGCTTGATTCTGTCACCGTCTCAGATGACGTGGTCAATATGCAAATGGACCAGAGGATTCAGCAATTAACCCAGCAGGCCGGCTCTGAACGTGCTTTGGAGCAGGCATTCGGGAAATCAATTATACAGCTTAAAGCTGACTTCAGAGAAGATTTCAGAGAGCAGATAATTGCTCAAAAGGTCCAGCAGAATAAGATCTCCACGATAAACATCACGCGTCCTGAGGTGAAAGATTTTTTTGATAGTATTCCCACCGACTCACTCCCAACGATTCCTGAACAAGTTGCTCTTTCACAGATCATAAAGATCCCTCCTGTAACCGGAAATGCCCGGCAGCAGGCATTCGAATTTGCTTCCCAGCTTAGGGATTCTATCCTTATCCATGGAAAAAGTATAGAGGAACTGGCAAGACGCCACAGTGACGGGCCGTCTGCAAACGGCGGAGGTTTATTGCCCATGATGTCATTGAATGAATTAGTACCTGAATATTCCGCAGCTGCATCAGCTTTAAAACCCGGCGGTATATCAGAAGTGGTTGAGACCAGTTTTGGATTTCATGTTATCAAGCTAAAAAGCAGAGTCGGAGACCGTATTGAGACCAATCATATCTTGATCGAGATCAAAAATGATGCTGTGAATGATAATGTATCCATTGAAGAACTCACCGCCATCAGAGATAGTATTATAACGGGCGATGCAACATTTTCTCAAATGGCTAAACGTCAGAGTGATGATCCAAATACTGCTCCTAATGGGGGTAAAATGATAGATCCACAGATCGGAGAAAGATTGATTCCAATAAACAGACTGGATCCCGCTCTTTATCAGGTGGTTCTGACCCTTGATGAAGTCGGAGATATATCAATGCCCAAATCATTTGATTTAAGCAGTACAGGAAATAAAAAAGCATACCGAATTGTTCGATTAGATAGAAGGGTACCAGAACACTTAGCAAACTTTCAACAGGATTATGATCGCTTGCAGCAAATTGCTTTACAGGAAAAAAGAGCGAGAGAATATGATAAGTGGATCAAAGAGTTACGGAAAGAATTCTACATCGAATACAAAATACCTGTTCCAAAGAACGTGAATAGCGAAATATGA
- a CDS encoding AAA family ATPase — MSSEKSNVVDLAEEFQETYHRIKEEIHKVVVGQDEILDQLLISLFSRGHCVLIGVPGLAKTLLIRTLARCLNLSFNRIQFTPDLMPGDITGTEVIEENKDSGRKEFKFIKGPIFANIILADEINRTPPKTQAALLEGMQEYHVTAAGETYDLETPFFVLATQNPIEQEGTYPLPEAQLDRFMFNIWVDYPSFEEEKLIVSNTTTHQNVEIDPLLDRVKINQLQDLVYEVPVPESVLDYAVRLVGSSRPGSDLAPDFVNKYMSWGAGPRASQYLILGGKARALSQGRFNVSEDDIRALAIPVLRHRIVNNYAAEAEGFTTVKIIEMLINEL; from the coding sequence ATGAGCTCAGAAAAATCAAATGTTGTAGATCTCGCAGAAGAGTTTCAGGAAACCTATCATCGCATCAAGGAAGAGATCCATAAAGTAGTAGTCGGACAGGACGAAATTCTGGATCAGTTACTTATCAGCCTCTTCTCGAGAGGGCACTGCGTACTTATCGGTGTTCCTGGTCTTGCCAAAACTCTGCTGATAAGGACACTTGCAAGATGTCTCAATCTTTCATTTAACCGGATACAGTTTACGCCGGATCTTATGCCTGGAGATATCACAGGAACAGAAGTAATCGAAGAAAATAAAGACTCTGGAAGAAAAGAATTTAAGTTCATTAAGGGTCCTATTTTCGCTAATATCATCCTTGCTGACGAGATAAACAGAACCCCTCCAAAAACACAGGCCGCTCTCCTGGAAGGAATGCAGGAATACCATGTCACTGCGGCAGGCGAAACTTATGACCTGGAAACCCCTTTCTTTGTACTTGCTACACAGAATCCCATAGAACAGGAAGGAACCTACCCTCTTCCGGAGGCACAGCTTGACCGATTCATGTTTAACATATGGGTTGATTATCCAAGTTTTGAAGAAGAGAAACTCATTGTGAGTAATACTACTACTCATCAAAATGTCGAAATTGACCCCCTGCTTGACAGGGTTAAAATAAATCAGCTCCAGGATCTTGTATATGAAGTTCCTGTACCTGAGAGTGTACTGGATTATGCTGTAAGACTGGTAGGCAGTTCCCGGCCGGGTTCTGACCTCGCCCCTGATTTTGTGAATAAGTACATGAGCTGGGGAGCCGGCCCCAGAGCCTCTCAATATCTTATCCTCGGAGGCAAAGCAAGAGCCTTGTCTCAGGGAAGGTTTAACGTATCAGAAGATGATATAAGAGCTCTGGCAATACCTGTACTCAGACACAGGATCGTAAATAACTATGCCGCTGAGGCTGAGGGTTTTACTACGGTGAAAATTATTGAGATGCTTATAAACGAGTTATAA